In Acipenser ruthenus chromosome 6, fAciRut3.2 maternal haplotype, whole genome shotgun sequence, the following proteins share a genomic window:
- the LOC117410382 gene encoding homeobox protein Nkx-2.4-like, translating into MSLSPKHTTPFSVTDILSPIEETYKKFAGMDSTGNLTSPLGTYRQTQVSQPGMQQHTMGHNATVAATYHMPHSVSQFSHSAMGGYCNGSIGNMGDLPSYQETMRNSAAASGWYGGNPDPRYSSISRFMGPSTGMNMAGMGSLTGMSDATKSMAPLHAAPRRKRRVLFSQAQVYELERRFKQQKYLSAPEREHLASMIHLTPTQVKIWFQNHRYKMKRQAKDKATQQLQQENNSCQQQQSPRRVAVPVLVKDGKPCQNGSSTPIPSQQQVQQQQQQNGSSGVLAASSNAITQHQNQQVNPLSQAQDLEEMSPSPPSLHNQMANMAQIDTSVDYTNNMVSSNMLYGRTW; encoded by the exons ATGTCTTTGAGCCCAAAGCACACAACGCCTTTCTCAGTGACAGATATTCTGAGCCCTATCGAGGAGACCTACAAGAAGTTTGCTGGCATGGATAGCACAGGGAACCTTACTTCTCCTTTGGGAACCTACCGACAGACCCAGGTTTCACAGCCTGGCATGCAACAGCACACCATGGGCCACAACGCCACCGTGGCTGCTACCTACCACATGCCACACAGTGTGTCCCAGTTTTCTcatagtgccatgggaggatactGCAATGGGAGCATTGGCAACATGGGGGACCTCCCCTCATACCAAGAGACCATGAGAAATAGCGCCGCTGCCAGTGGATGGTATGGAGGAAACCCCGACCCCAGATACTCATCAA TTTCTAGATTCATGGGACCTTCTACCGGTATGAATATGGCCGGAATGGGAAGCTTAACCGGAATGAGTGACGCGACAAAGTCAATGGCACCTTTACACGCAGCCCCAAGGAGAAAAAGAAGGGTGCTGTTCTCTCAGGCACAGGTCTACGAGCTTGAAAGGAGATTTAAGCAACAGAAGTACCTCTCAGCTCCCGAGAGAGAGCACCTGGCCAGCATGATTCACCTCACCCCAACCCAGGTCAAAATCTGGTTTCAGAACCACAGATATAAGATGAAACGGCAGGCCAAGGACAAAGCTACCCAACAACTCCAGCAAGAGAACAACTCGTGCCAGCAGCAGCAGTCTCCAAGGCGAGTGGCGGTTCCTGTGCTGGTGAAGGATGGGAAGCCCTGCCAGAATGGCTCCAGCACTCCAATACCCAGTCAACAGCAGgttcaacagcagcagcagcaaaacgGGTCTAGTGGGGTTTTAGCAGCTTCCAGCAATGCCATCACTCAGCACCAAAACCAGCAGGTAAACCCCTTATCCCAGGCTCAAGACCTAGAGGAAATGTCACCAAGCCCTCCATCTCTACATAACCAAATGGCCAATATGGCTCAAATAGACACATCTGTAGATTACACCAATAACATGGTCAGTTCCAACATGCTTTATGGCAGAACATGGTAG